GCGACCTCATCATTTAACATGAAGGCAGACCAGCTGGCCTCTAGTACTTCGTCGATTTGATCGTCTAAATCCGTTCGTTGTGCGTGCGTGTATACGTTGTAAGACATGATTGGTATCCTCCTGGGTCTCTTTCTTATCTCTTAGTTGATCGATCATACTTTTTCATATCATTATTCTTAAACCATTACCATCTATTACCTATTCGAACTCATTCGACATTTCCCTTCCTTTTCTTACAAATTATCCCCCTTCATTTTAAAAGGCGGACCAAAAATAAACATAAAAAAACCAGCAACACCTACTGTGTTGACTGGTTACTTGATCCGTATAGTTAGTTTGTTTTCAAAACATCATGATCCACATAGCGCTCGCCGTTCAGCTCACTGATCACGTTGATCGCTACTTTCGCTCCATCACCAGAAGTAATGATTGTATGTACGCTTACACCTGCGCACGTGCCTGCTGCCCAAATGCCATCCACGTTTGATTTACCTTGGGCATCTACATCTACTACGGTTTTGATGCGTGGCTCTGTACCTGCTTTGGTATTCACACCAGCTTTTTCAGCCAGTTCTACCAGAGCGCCAGTAGCCAGGATCACATGCTTCGCTTCAAAAGAACCTTTTTCAGCGGTTTCAATCGTTACACCTTGCTCGCTTTTAGAAACGTTGGTTACTTGATCAGTAATCAGCTCAGCGCCGAATTTTGCCGCTTGTTTTTTGCCGATCTCGATCAGGTCAGGGCCTGTAATTTCAAGTACGCCGTAATGGTTTTCCAGCCATGCGCGTTTTGTCATGCTTTTATCATTGTCGATCAAGAGCGTTTTCTTCCCCGCTTTTGCTGCAAACAACGCCGCGCTTCCCCCTGCTGGGCCTCCACCAATAATCACGATATCGTACATAGTAATCTCCCCTTTCCAAAATGTGTTTCACAACATAATTATATACTTTGTTTCAAAAAAGAAAACCCCTGAAGTGTCGTTCCTTCAGTAGGCTCCCCTTTTGTATATTTCTATATTTCGCAAAGATTTTTATTCCCATCCTTCTCATAGCTGATCTCTCCGCCGATCACCGTCAACTCGATTAGCGTTTTCAGTAGATCATCCGCATCTTCCATCTCTATGAGATTTTGCGAGTAGACCGTCATATCCGCGAGCTTTCCTCGACTGAGCGTTCCCTTGATCGTTTCTTCATTGGTAGCGAGCGCACCGCCATACGTGAACACGCGCAGCGCTTCTTCCATCGTCAGATTTTGTGTCGGATTGTAACCTGCATGGGTATCTTGTGGTGCTCGGCGGGTAACAGCTGCATGAATACCCAAGAGTGGTTCTACCGGCTCTACGGGAGCATCTGAGCCACCCGCACACATGATGCCCGCTTCGAGCATGCTCTTCCAGATATACGCTTGCTCTGCTCGCTCCCGTCCAATTCGATCCGCTACCCACGGGAAATCGCCAACGACAAATCGCGGTTGAATGTCTGCGATCATACTAGGACGTCTCAAGCGTTCTAGCTGATCTGGACGTAGCAAGGACGTATGAATGATACGGTCTCGGAAGGCTACTGCCGGGAATCGCTCTAGCGTATCCAGTACATTATCTAGCGCCTGATCCCCAATCGTATGCACGGCTATTGGCATATTTGCCGCACGTGCTTCCCGGAACAGCTCATGCAACGTGTCGTTGTCATGAATTTCACTACCGACATTACCTGGGTCATCTGCATACGGAGCAGATAACAGTGCGGTTCGGCCGCCGAAGCTACCATCGGCAAAAATTTTGACGGCACCGATCTGCAGCGTCTCATTCCCGTAGCCAGCGTACATACCTCGTTCCCGCAATCT
This is a stretch of genomic DNA from Brevibacillus choshinensis. It encodes these proteins:
- a CDS encoding FAD-dependent oxidoreductase, which gives rise to MYDIVIIGGGPAGGSAALFAAKAGKKTLLIDNDKSMTKRAWLENHYGVLEITGPDLIEIGKKQAAKFGAELITDQVTNVSKSEQGVTIETAEKGSFEAKHVILATGALVELAEKAGVNTKAGTEPRIKTVVDVDAQGKSNVDGIWAAGTCAGVSVHTIITSGDGAKVAINVISELNGERYVDHDVLKTN
- a CDS encoding amidohydrolase, with product MTTTIYTNGKFYTFDGNQPLVETVVVRDGRIIDLGSHQDMLLQWGRPNVAVKNLGGRMVTPGLIDSHLHMSSIATKLLTTDLGKVTSRDQLLQVVKEQADQTPANVWVQGRGWDENRFTDGGLPTIEELDRVAPHCPVFLTRVCGHVFLVNSKALEVAGYTAEMEIPSGGTVVVDSQTNKPIGLLLETASVICQRHIPEPTYQQFKDSLRQAIRYAIECGLTSVHTEDLRTYGGLDQTWQLYDELLNQEQNRLRCNLLIYYPHVKRLRERGMYAGYGNETLQIGAVKIFADGSFGGRTALLSAPYADDPGNVGSEIHDNDTLHELFREARAANMPIAVHTIGDQALDNVLDTLERFPAVAFRDRIIHTSLLRPDQLERLRRPSMIADIQPRFVVGDFPWVADRIGRERAEQAYIWKSMLEAGIMCAGGSDAPVEPVEPLLGIHAAVTRRAPQDTHAGYNPTQNLTMEEALRVFTYGGALATNEETIKGTLSRGKLADMTVYSQNLIEMEDADDLLKTLIELTVIGGEISYEKDGNKNLCEI